The Candidatus Bathyarchaeota archaeon DNA window TGTCTTCCCAGTCCCACCTTTACCTGAGACGGATATCACAATCTTTTGAACCATTAAACTCAACTCTTAAGATCGACGATTCTTATAGAAAGAGTATTTGGGAAATAATAAATAGGACTAATTGTCTTGATATGCCAAAAACACGCCATAGTGGAAACGTTTGGCCTACTATGCCAGAGATAGCTTCGGCCTCCATGATAAAGAGCCTTTCCAAAACATAGATTTGATGCTGAGCATACATTATGTAATGACTCAGCAGAGTGATATAAATCATTCAAAATATTCTCCTGAAGCGTGAAAGATATGTCCATGTTCGATGATATTCCAGTCGATGTCGGAGTAATCTATGAAGGAGAAAGAGTAAGGAAACCGGATATGCATGTGGAGTTCGGTGGAACAGATATCTCAGATAAATTTGAACTGGTCAAGGTGAAGGTTCCAAGTCAGGTTGAGGATGGCAAGGTAACCGTCATCGGTCCAGACATAAAGGATCTGCCCGAAGGCTCCAGTTCACCCCTTGGAATATTGATCGAAGTCTCTGGAAAACAGGTTGAAGAGGATCTTGAAGGTGTGATTGAGAGACGTATCCACCACTACTGCAACTATATTGAGGGATTCATGCATCTCAACCAGAGGTATGACATATGGTTGAGATTGAGTAAAAAATCTTTCCAGAAAGGTTTCAATAGCTTCAACCTATTAGCCAAGGTATTGATGCGCCTATACAAAAGTGAGCTGCCTATAATCGAGAAAATACAGATAACTTTCATAACAGATCCTGAAAAGGTGAAAGAGTACAAGCAGGAAGCTATGAAGACTTATGAGAATAGGGACGCTAAGGCGAGGGGCCTAAAAGATGAAGAGGTTGACTCATTTTATGGATGTACACTCTGCCAATCATTCGCACCAAGCCATGTCTGCATAATCACACCTCAAAGATACGCTAACTGCGGTGCGATCAGTTGGTTCGACGGAAGAGCCGCCTCAAAAGTAGATCCCAAAGGACCTATCTTCAGCATACACATAGGGGAAATCTTAGATTCCCTGAAGGGAGAGTTCTCAGGGGTAAATCAAGTTGTAAAGGAGAAGTCTTTGGGTGAGATCGAAAGAGTATATATGTATTCAGCCTTTGAATATCCCCATACCTCTTGCGGATGCTTCGAAGCCATAGCATTCTACATTCCTGAAGTCGACGGAATGGGGATAGTACACAGAGATTTCAAGGGGTCCACAATAAATGGCCTACCGTTCTCAACAATGGCCGACTCAACAGCAGGCGGAAGGCAGGTAGATGGTTTCCATGGAATTTCAATCGAATATATGAGGTCAAATAAGTTCCTTCAAGCCGATGGTGGATGGAAGAGAATAGTATGGATTCCTTCAGCTGTAAAGGAGAGGGTACTAAACTTCATCCCTCCAGAACTGGTAGATAAGATACCGACCGAGAAGGATGTCCAAAATATTGACGAGTTGAAAAATTTCCTGAAATCTAAAAGCCATCCGATAATCGATAGATGGGTTAAGCCTGTAGTGGAGAAGGTACCGGAGCTGGTTACACCAAAGATTATTGGGGAAACTATTCCTGCGCCGACTCCAATTCCATATGCCGTAGGTGGGGGTGTCAAGATAGTACTTAAAGGTGCAAAGATCTCAGCTAAAAAGGTAATCTTAAAAGTGACTGGGGAAGGAGCTCGCTGATGGACGAGATCACGAGCAGATTGAAAGATGCCTTGAAAAAAATCCAACCGAATATATTTGATACTCTGAGTAGATACCAGGAAATTGAGCTTCATGACGTAGAACTTGAAATTGATGAACTTGAACTCTTTCTACCTCAAATGGTGAGACCTATAACATCGGTGATAGAGGAGGAGACTAAGCGAAAGAAGCCAACTGAGCTCATACAGGTCAGTTACGCTCCGCCAGCTGTGAAGTATAACGCAAAAATAACCGAAGTGATTTTAGGAGCAACTAAGGCTGAAGGAGGTAGCAGAGACAGAAGGCTGACAATCGGTGGCGAGACATCCCCCTTACTACAGTTAAACGGAGTCTCCAATCCTCACCCCCCAGTCATATCACTCGATGTCTTCGATACAAAGATCCCGCTCGCCAAGCCTGTCAAAGCACACTTCTCCGACGTTCTTGAAGATCCTGTCTCCTGGGCAAAGTTAGCCGTTGAGAAGTTCAATGCTGAAATGGTTAACCTACATTTGGTCAGCATCGACCCAATGGTAAAAGATACGACGCCTGCAGAAGCCTCTAAGACAGTTGAGAATATT harbors:
- the cdhC gene encoding CO dehydrogenase/CO-methylating acetyl-CoA synthase complex subunit beta, which encodes MFDDIPVDVGVIYEGERVRKPDMHVEFGGTDISDKFELVKVKVPSQVEDGKVTVIGPDIKDLPEGSSSPLGILIEVSGKQVEEDLEGVIERRIHHYCNYIEGFMHLNQRYDIWLRLSKKSFQKGFNSFNLLAKVLMRLYKSELPIIEKIQITFITDPEKVKEYKQEAMKTYENRDAKARGLKDEEVDSFYGCTLCQSFAPSHVCIITPQRYANCGAISWFDGRAASKVDPKGPIFSIHIGEILDSLKGEFSGVNQVVKEKSLGEIERVYMYSAFEYPHTSCGCFEAIAFYIPEVDGMGIVHRDFKGSTINGLPFSTMADSTAGGRQVDGFHGISIEYMRSNKFLQADGGWKRIVWIPSAVKERVLNFIPPELVDKIPTEKDVQNIDELKNFLKSKSHPIIDRWVKPVVEKVPELVTPKIIGETIPAPTPIPYAVGGGVKIVLKGAKISAKKVILKVTGEGAR